A part of Candidatus Obscuribacterales bacterium genomic DNA contains:
- a CDS encoding glycosyltransferase family 39 protein, producing MPQVLHDRYVWMQRLERWSEQLLIAGLLLAAIVLLTWNGGTLPLRDWDEGTIAQVAREIWRADPSDFRWLYPTLWGEPYFNKPPLIHNFIALAYHIGGVNEWTSRLPCALLTAASVPMLYAVGREIFVGRSAAVLGSLVYLTMLPIARHGRLAMLDGAVLCFFLLLVWCVLRSRRDPRWALGIGLAFGLIGLTKGILALLLGAIALVFLCWDSPRLLTSLYLWGGIGLGATPVMAWYAAQGLYYGADFLETHMLGQSFSRVWEPVENHQGPPWYYLLEIVKYCWPWLMFVPIALQTAWRSRAMSWAKLVLVWSGGYLLVISVMSTKLPWYGLPIYPAIALAIAVPLSQLWQQTSLLSDGERPLRPPHWWVGGFGLMAIAGWGGGFYFGSWMIPGDSGLQLTLFSFGFTATLCAILCHRGDRQFISILVWGTYVSLLLLMSTPHWIWELSEDYPVQPVAALVRQLPADAEIFTSHHGRPSLNFYSDRRVIPAAQPRLERQWQRSPGTYFLLDANALQRLDTTDAQVLGQVDGWTLMTRRSTTPVWPQGMESVYAPVLPASPLTD from the coding sequence ATGCCGCAGGTGCTTCATGATCGATATGTTTGGATGCAGCGCCTAGAACGCTGGTCTGAGCAACTGCTCATTGCTGGGCTGCTGCTAGCAGCGATTGTGCTGTTGACTTGGAATGGAGGGACGCTACCCCTGCGCGACTGGGATGAAGGAACGATCGCCCAAGTAGCCCGAGAAATCTGGCGAGCCGATCCATCTGATTTTCGATGGCTATACCCTACTCTTTGGGGAGAGCCCTACTTCAATAAGCCACCGCTGATCCATAACTTCATTGCCTTGGCGTACCACATCGGTGGAGTGAATGAGTGGACGAGTCGGCTGCCTTGCGCCTTGCTAACAGCGGCATCGGTACCGATGCTCTACGCTGTGGGGCGAGAGATTTTTGTTGGCCGCTCGGCGGCAGTGTTGGGGTCGCTGGTGTATTTGACCATGCTGCCGATCGCCCGCCATGGACGGCTAGCCATGCTGGATGGAGCAGTGCTGTGCTTTTTTTTGCTGCTCGTGTGGTGCGTACTGCGATCGCGTAGAGATCCACGCTGGGCCTTGGGGATTGGTCTTGCCTTTGGTCTCATTGGCCTCACTAAGGGCATCCTAGCGCTGCTCTTGGGGGCGATCGCCTTGGTCTTTTTATGTTGGGATTCGCCACGATTGCTGACGTCGCTGTACCTTTGGGGCGGTATTGGCCTAGGGGCGACCCCGGTCATGGCTTGGTATGCAGCCCAAGGGCTCTACTACGGCGCTGATTTTCTCGAAACCCATATGCTGGGGCAGTCCTTCAGTCGGGTTTGGGAGCCGGTGGAAAACCATCAGGGACCGCCCTGGTATTACCTGCTGGAGATAGTGAAATACTGCTGGCCCTGGCTGATGTTTGTCCCGATCGCGTTGCAAACAGCGTGGCGCAGTCGAGCGATGAGTTGGGCCAAGCTGGTGTTGGTGTGGAGTGGCGGTTATCTACTGGTGATTTCGGTGATGAGCACCAAGCTGCCTTGGTATGGGTTGCCCATCTATCCAGCAATCGCCCTCGCCATTGCTGTGCCGCTGAGCCAGCTCTGGCAGCAAACCTCTCTACTCTCGGATGGTGAACGACCGCTGCGCCCTCCCCATTGGTGGGTGGGTGGCTTCGGTCTGATGGCGATCGCGGGTTGGGGAGGTGGGTTTTATTTTGGATCGTGGATGATCCCTGGAGATTCTGGTTTACAACTTACCCTCTTCTCCTTTGGCTTTACTGCAACCCTGTGCGCAATTCTCTGCCACCGAGGCGATCGCCAGTTTATTAGCATTTTGGTTTGGGGGACTTATGTATCGCTGCTGCTGTTGATGTCTACCCCCCACTGGATTTGGGAATTATCCGAAGACTATCCCGTGCAGCCAGTGGCGGCTCTGGTTCGCCAGCTCCCTGCCGATGCCGAAATTTTTACGTCACACCATGGACGACCGTCTCTGAACTTCTATAGCGATCGCCGGGTGATTCCTGCCGCCCAACCTCGGCTTGAACGCCAATGGCAGCGATCGCCCGGCACCTATTTCTTACTGGATGCCAATGCGCTACAACGTCTGGATACAACCGATGCTCAAGTATTGGGACAGGTTGACGGCTGGACATTAATGACGCGGCGGTCTACAACCCCAGTTTGGCCGCAGGGCATGGAGTCAGTCTATGCGCCAGTCCTGCCTGCTTCCCCATTGACCGATTAG
- a CDS encoding DUF6398 domain-containing protein — protein sequence MLDPQSSATPPVLGKIPNHVQDTYQAIVQLLEMICRDHFDPDLAVWGKAIAAALCCQADDLVIRGQTNVWVCGILYAIAKVNGWLEPDHPRHLSPSALYTACSTSASATHRRSKQICDRLHLADDARWQIPIPPPAVNWMVSVNGLAVDAHILPRSLQDQAVQQGLIPSLPPSDQELPGTQPGVS from the coding sequence ATGCTCGATCCCCAGTCTTCTGCCACTCCCCCGGTTTTGGGCAAGATCCCCAATCATGTTCAAGATACCTACCAAGCGATCGTTCAATTGCTAGAGATGATCTGCCGTGACCATTTTGATCCTGATCTTGCAGTTTGGGGAAAGGCGATCGCCGCTGCGCTCTGTTGCCAAGCCGATGATCTGGTGATCCGTGGGCAAACCAATGTCTGGGTCTGCGGGATTCTCTATGCGATCGCGAAGGTCAATGGTTGGCTAGAGCCCGATCATCCTCGGCATCTGAGCCCGTCTGCGTTATACACAGCCTGTAGTACTAGCGCCAGCGCCACCCATCGACGATCTAAGCAGATTTGCGATCGCCTCCATCTTGCCGATGATGCCCGGTGGCAGATTCCTATCCCACCCCCTGCCGTGAACTGGATGGTGTCGGTGAACGGACTGGCTGTTGATGCCCATATCCTGCCGCGATCGCTGCAAGACCAGGCGGTGCAGCAGGGACTGATTCCTTCTCTGCCGCCGTCAGATCAAGAACTTCCCGGTACCCAACCAGGGGTTTCTTGA
- a CDS encoding alternative oxidase, whose amino-acid sequence MIRLLVGILVFVINVLYRDRPYPRFYVLETVARVPYFAYLSVLHLYETVGLWRKADWLKVHFAESWNELHHLLIMEDLGGNDRWIDRFLAQHAALLYYWIVVGLYLVAPKSAYHFMELVEGHAYDTYDKFLTENEADLKAQPAPQVAINYYRDGDLYMFDEFQTAVVAESRRPTVDNLYDVFVNIRDDEAEHVKTMVACQAADTTNMKSPHAPAFAASDAEVVFAPGEQRAVAE is encoded by the coding sequence ATGATTCGACTTCTTGTTGGAATCTTGGTTTTTGTCATCAACGTGCTCTATCGCGATCGCCCCTATCCACGTTTTTACGTATTAGAAACCGTCGCTCGTGTTCCCTACTTTGCCTATCTCTCGGTTCTGCATTTGTATGAAACCGTTGGACTGTGGCGCAAGGCGGATTGGCTCAAGGTTCACTTTGCAGAATCTTGGAATGAGCTACACCACTTGTTGATTATGGAAGACCTGGGTGGGAACGATCGTTGGATCGATCGCTTCTTGGCTCAACATGCAGCCCTGTTGTACTACTGGATTGTTGTAGGTCTCTATCTAGTAGCGCCTAAGTCGGCCTATCACTTCATGGAACTCGTGGAAGGCCACGCCTACGACACCTACGATAAGTTCCTGACGGAGAACGAAGCTGACCTCAAGGCCCAACCAGCTCCCCAGGTTGCGATCAACTACTACCGCGATGGCGATCTCTACATGTTTGATGAATTTCAAACCGCCGTTGTGGCCGAGTCTCGCCGTCCTACCGTAGACAATCTATACGACGTCTTCGTCAACATTCGAGATGATGAAGCAGAACATGTGAAAACTATGGTGGCCTGTCAGGCGGCAGATACTACCAATATGAAAAGCCCCCATGCTCCAGCTTTTGCAGCCTCGGATGCAGAGGTGGTCTTTGCCCCCGGTGAACAACGGGCTGTTGCAGAGTAG
- a CDS encoding DUF1825 family protein, whose protein sequence is MGFFDSDIVQQEAKQLFEDYQSLVRLGGDYGKFDREGKKLYIEQMEAVMDRYRIFMKRFELSEDFMAQMTVEQMKTQLGQFGITPQQMFDQMNLTLERMKAELERNP, encoded by the coding sequence ATGGGATTTTTTGACTCCGACATCGTTCAACAAGAGGCAAAGCAGCTCTTCGAGGATTATCAGTCGCTAGTGCGTTTAGGTGGCGACTACGGTAAGTTTGACCGAGAAGGCAAGAAGCTCTATATCGAGCAGATGGAAGCGGTGATGGATCGCTATCGCATCTTTATGAAGCGTTTCGAGCTATCCGAAGACTTTATGGCCCAGATGACGGTTGAACAAATGAAGACCCAGCTAGGGCAGTTTGGCATCACACCGCAGCAAATGTTTGATCAAATGAATCTCACCTTAGAGCGCATGAAGGCCGAGCTAGAACGGAATCCATAG
- the nadB gene encoding L-aspartate oxidase — MPQQVQPQRFDVLVIGGGAAGLYSALCLPRHYRVGLITKETLLQSASDWAQGGIAAAIASDDSVQLHLEDTLNAGAGLCDLDAVRYLVNQAPDCIESLLELGVAFDQSGDRPALTLEAAHRRPRVLHAADATGRAVVVTLTRHVYQRPNIEVLSGTFVFDLWLNPETGECQGAIALHNGVLQAIEAAVVVLATGGGGQVFSQTTNPPASTGDGVAMAWRAGAILRDLEFMQFHPTALMKLGAPHFLISEAVRGEGAHLLDQHGHRFMFDYHPAGELASRDIVSRSIYQHLQQQTIQASQRGDRSIPHVWLDLRPIAPEVIQRRFPTIIQRCQSYGIDVFTQPIPVAPAAHYWMGGVLTNLESATSISRLYAVGETASTGVHGANRLASNSLLECVVFGHNMAHLPLPPPWRDRPGDEQPLQEAAAIDAALSDFHEWRSHLQQWVWSHAGICREQSSLDQAIAQVAALRQQFNHHALSQWLLNTALPQISHSSIAIDPSKIATLQTWGELRNLLDIASLILKSAAFRTESRGGHYRRDYPDAIALWQVHTLVQDDRLYTSTPAPQVVELP, encoded by the coding sequence GTGCCCCAACAAGTGCAGCCCCAGCGTTTCGATGTCTTGGTGATTGGTGGGGGGGCGGCCGGACTCTATTCCGCACTGTGTTTGCCCCGGCATTACCGGGTGGGGTTGATTACCAAAGAGACGCTATTGCAGTCGGCGAGTGACTGGGCTCAGGGGGGGATTGCCGCCGCGATCGCCAGTGATGACTCTGTGCAACTGCACCTAGAAGACACGCTCAATGCCGGAGCAGGGCTTTGCGATTTAGATGCGGTGCGCTATTTGGTGAACCAAGCGCCAGACTGCATTGAATCGTTGCTGGAGCTAGGGGTCGCTTTTGACCAATCCGGCGATCGCCCTGCCTTGACCTTAGAAGCCGCCCATCGCCGGCCGCGGGTGCTCCATGCAGCGGATGCCACGGGGCGGGCAGTGGTGGTGACGCTAACGCGCCATGTTTACCAACGCCCCAATATAGAAGTCCTCTCCGGCACCTTCGTGTTTGATCTGTGGCTGAATCCTGAGACCGGTGAGTGCCAAGGAGCGATCGCTCTCCATAATGGCGTCCTTCAAGCCATTGAAGCAGCCGTGGTGGTATTGGCCACCGGGGGCGGCGGGCAGGTTTTTTCCCAAACGACCAATCCTCCAGCCAGTACCGGTGATGGCGTGGCCATGGCCTGGCGAGCTGGCGCAATCCTGCGGGATCTGGAATTTATGCAGTTTCATCCCACAGCCTTGATGAAACTGGGCGCGCCCCATTTCTTGATCAGCGAAGCCGTACGAGGGGAAGGAGCCCATTTGCTCGATCAGCACGGTCATCGGTTTATGTTTGACTATCATCCGGCGGGAGAATTGGCCTCCCGAGATATTGTCAGCCGGTCGATTTATCAACATCTGCAGCAACAAACCATCCAGGCAAGTCAGCGTGGCGATCGCTCCATTCCTCACGTATGGCTCGATCTACGCCCGATTGCACCGGAGGTGATTCAGCGTCGCTTTCCCACTATCATCCAGCGCTGCCAGAGCTATGGCATTGATGTGTTCACCCAGCCGATCCCGGTAGCTCCCGCCGCTCACTACTGGATGGGAGGGGTGTTGACGAATTTAGAGAGCGCCACCTCCATTTCTAGACTCTATGCCGTAGGAGAAACCGCCAGTACCGGAGTGCATGGTGCCAATCGCCTAGCCAGCAACTCCCTGCTGGAATGCGTCGTGTTTGGCCACAACATGGCCCATCTGCCCTTGCCGCCCCCTTGGCGCGATCGCCCTGGGGATGAACAACCTCTACAGGAGGCAGCAGCGATCGATGCAGCGCTATCGGACTTCCATGAGTGGAGATCGCATCTACAGCAATGGGTTTGGAGTCACGCGGGCATTTGTCGTGAGCAATCAAGTCTCGATCAGGCGATCGCCCAAGTCGCTGCTTTGCGCCAGCAGTTTAATCACCATGCCTTAAGTCAATGGCTGCTCAACACCGCTTTGCCCCAGATATCCCACAGCTCCATTGCCATTGATCCCTCTAAGATTGCCACCCTGCAAACCTGGGGTGAATTGCGCAATCTGCTAGATATTGCCAGCCTCATCCTCAAAAGCGCCGCCTTTCGCACCGAGAGCCGAGGCGGTCACTACCGACGAGATTACCCGGACGCGATCGCCCTATGGCAGGTGCATACCCTGGTTCAAGACGACCGTTTGTATACCTCTACGCCTGCCCCGCAGGTCGTCGAGCTGCCCTAG
- the psbU gene encoding photosystem II complex extrinsic protein PsbU — MKRLVGALMIVGLLLSCLSWLGVPQPAFAANLAPVSWTSSPVLAAELRNSVDDKLATEFGKKIDLNNTNVRAFTQYPGLYPTIASKILRNAPFETVEDVLKMPGLSERQIEILKANLDNFTVSDPDAALVEGGDRFNNGVYGG; from the coding sequence ATGAAACGACTGGTTGGCGCGTTGATGATAGTAGGATTGTTGCTAAGTTGCCTGAGTTGGCTAGGAGTGCCCCAGCCGGCGTTTGCCGCCAACCTGGCACCTGTATCCTGGACGTCATCACCGGTTTTAGCAGCCGAGTTAAGAAACTCTGTTGATGATAAACTCGCCACCGAGTTTGGCAAAAAGATCGACCTTAACAACACCAACGTTCGCGCATTTACCCAATACCCAGGTTTATACCCCACCATTGCTAGCAAAATCCTCCGAAATGCACCGTTTGAGACGGTTGAGGATGTGCTAAAAATGCCAGGGCTCAGCGAGCGTCAAATTGAAATTTTGAAGGCCAATCTGGATAATTTCACCGTGTCAGATCCAGATGCTGCCTTGGTAGAAGGAGGCGATCGCTTCAACAATGGAGTGTATGGCGGTTAG
- a CDS encoding adenylate/guanylate cyclase domain-containing protein has product MDSQLVPHLILRTESGNRYLSLTGTSCWTVGRGDDNNFVLPDRWISRNHAMLQQMETGDFYLIDLGSRNGSFVNGRRVTVPVTLRNGDGLTFGQTELEFYCPSSDPLPDAKAGDSSQDFTATATLHVRRLISVLVVDIRDYTVMTRQLDEKILSEVIGTWFRRAGDIIREYGSWVDKYIGDAIMAVWIHGSQEVDHSEMIRIAQALSALHEMTSQLHERYPLPFPVRVGAGVNTGYAMVGNTGTGDRPDYTALGDTVNAAFRLESATKEIGMDVALGEVTYKYLAESMQHTELFQQRKVELKGYDVPTITYASFFADLDKFLRINGYR; this is encoded by the coding sequence GTGGATTCACAACTTGTTCCCCATCTCATCCTACGGACAGAGTCCGGCAACCGTTATCTCTCTCTGACTGGCACAAGCTGCTGGACTGTAGGTCGAGGAGACGATAACAACTTTGTGTTGCCGGATCGCTGGATTTCTCGGAATCATGCCATGCTCCAGCAAATGGAGACAGGTGATTTCTACCTGATCGATCTCGGCAGTCGCAACGGGTCGTTTGTCAACGGCCGACGCGTTACCGTGCCCGTCACCTTGCGGAATGGCGATGGCCTCACCTTTGGGCAAACCGAGCTTGAGTTTTACTGTCCATCCAGCGATCCCCTTCCGGATGCAAAGGCAGGTGACAGTTCCCAAGACTTTACAGCAACAGCTACCCTCCATGTGCGTCGGCTGATCTCGGTCTTAGTGGTCGATATTCGAGACTACACGGTGATGACACGCCAGCTCGATGAGAAAATTCTGTCGGAGGTGATCGGCACCTGGTTTCGCCGCGCCGGAGACATCATTCGGGAGTATGGCAGTTGGGTTGATAAATATATCGGCGATGCCATTATGGCGGTCTGGATTCACGGATCCCAGGAAGTGGACCATAGTGAAATGATTCGGATTGCCCAAGCTCTCAGCGCCCTCCATGAGATGACCAGCCAGCTCCACGAGCGCTATCCCTTACCCTTTCCGGTACGAGTGGGGGCTGGCGTGAACACAGGCTACGCCATGGTTGGCAATACTGGCACCGGCGATCGCCCCGACTATACGGCCCTAGGGGATACGGTGAATGCTGCGTTCCGTCTTGAATCGGCAACCAAGGAAATAGGCATGGACGTCGCCCTCGGCGAAGTCACCTACAAATATCTAGCAGAGTCGATGCAACATACTGAGCTCTTTCAGCAGCGCAAGGTGGAGCTGAAAGGATACGACGTACCAACCATTACCTATGCCAGTTTTTTCGCCGATTTAGACAAATTCCTGCGAATCAACGGCTACCGTTAA
- a CDS encoding DUF3120 domain-containing protein, whose translation MFPTEPYTNVIEAVVPTDSALPLVDASPKASWHLSSPWPVFLGAVFLVSVPVLFQASLVRWQPELSMALTAAWLGLALWLCQRERTRLWGDLLVGFTWTWFAGSIYWGWMRWEPLWHLPIEAIALPLAVICLMRRQAIVGSWFYLGSLFGTVVTDLYFYLCDVVPAWRQVMRANPDELHSIFQGALARITTPWGVALGMALVGILIFVGYMPLHLQRHYTWAFGGAVLSTLLVDGLFLIAAIAA comes from the coding sequence TTGTTTCCTACAGAGCCTTACACCAATGTCATTGAAGCCGTAGTGCCCACTGACTCGGCATTGCCCCTTGTTGATGCAAGTCCAAAAGCAAGCTGGCACCTATCATCCCCCTGGCCTGTATTCCTCGGGGCAGTTTTTTTAGTGTCCGTGCCGGTTTTGTTTCAAGCGTCCTTGGTGCGCTGGCAGCCTGAGCTGAGCATGGCCCTAACAGCAGCATGGCTAGGTCTAGCCCTATGGCTCTGTCAGCGAGAGCGTACCCGACTTTGGGGAGACCTGCTGGTGGGCTTTACCTGGACGTGGTTTGCCGGATCCATCTATTGGGGATGGATGCGCTGGGAGCCCCTTTGGCATCTTCCCATTGAAGCGATCGCCCTTCCCCTAGCTGTGATTTGCTTAATGCGCCGTCAGGCGATCGTAGGCAGTTGGTTCTATCTAGGCTCCCTCTTTGGGACGGTCGTCACAGACCTATACTTTTATCTATGCGATGTCGTTCCGGCTTGGCGACAGGTGATGCGCGCTAACCCCGACGAGCTACATTCCATCTTTCAGGGTGCATTGGCTCGCATTACTACTCCATGGGGGGTAGCCTTAGGCATGGCACTTGTGGGAATTTTGATCTTTGTTGGTTACATGCCCCTACATCTCCAACGACACTACACTTGGGCGTTTGGGGGGGCTGTGCTCAGTACATTGTTAGTAGACGGACTCTTTTTGATCGCTGCGATCGCCGCCTGA